Proteins encoded together in one Carya illinoinensis cultivar Pawnee chromosome 3, C.illinoinensisPawnee_v1, whole genome shotgun sequence window:
- the LOC122305710 gene encoding receptor-like protein kinase 5 yields MSRTIPTSVDFSLYTNFMIILLFLLLCHANSQLSTQEQAVLLNLKQHWQNPNSLSLWIPWNSSSHCNWPGITCFNGSITKLYLQSKNIHGTLPPFICNLKNLKAVNLSDNSFSSTEFPRALYNCSKLENLDLSQNYFTGAIPDDIHCMARLHNLNLGGNNFSGNIPSSIGQLTELRKLKLFNCEFIGSLPLEIGNLSNLEELGLAWNSKMMPRLPSDFTKLKKLKVLWMANTNLVGEIPDKIGEMTSLEKLDLSSNYLTGKILSSLFMPKNLRIVYLYKNNLSGEIPRVVEALNLDNIDLSDNNLTGTIPDDFGKLIKLSGLRLFCNQLFGKIPDSIGHLPGLIVLSVFSNNFSGALPPDFGRYSMLKAFEVATNMLTGQLPKHLCDNGRLLGVVAFKNNLDGELPKSLGNCSSLLIVSVFSNRLSGCIPSGLWTSQNMEMLMLSDNSFIGELPELLSWNLSRLEISNNMFSGKIPEGASSWRNLVVLEASNNLLNGTIPQELTILPNLTTLFLDRNRLSGSLPSDIISWKALNFLNVSQNAISGQIPGKLCFLPSLSELDLSENQLSSQIPPQLGFLKLTSLNLSSNHLSGSIPIEFENDAYAKSFLNNPRLCANRPSLNINNCNSKLQNPSKTSHQFMAWLISLVMAVVLGLLISLFIIRVYGKRNHGSDSTWNVIQFQNLNFTESDILPGLTEKNVIGCGGSGKVYCVSFNNSLDCVAVKKIWNNKKLEEKLEKEFLAEVKILSSIRHSNVVKLLCCISSDNTKLLVYEYLKNGSLDQWLHGKSKASTVSGSVHHIYLDWPKRLHIAVGATQGLAYMHHDCSPSIVHRDVKSSNILLDIEFNAQIADFGLAKMLMKEGESATMSSVAGSFGYIAPEYARTK; encoded by the exons ATGTCGAGGACAATCCCAACATCTGTTGATTTCTCTCTCTACACCAACTTCATGATCattctcctcttcctcctcctttgCCATGCCAACTCTCAGCTTAGTACTCAAGAACAAGCAGTGCTGCTTAACCTAAAGCAACATTGGCAAAACCCGAATTCTCTCAGCCTTTGGATTCCATGGAACTCCTCCTCCCATTGTAATTGGCCGGGGATTACATGCTTCAATGGCTCAATCACTAAACTATACCTCCAAAGCAAGAACATCCATGGAACATTACCACCCTTTATTTGCAACCTCAAGAACCTCAAAGCCGTTAATCTTTCGGATAACTCCTTCAGCTCAACTGAGTTCCCGAGAGCTCTCTATAACTGTTCCAAGCTCGAAAACCTCGACCTCTCACAGAACTACTTTACAGGAGCCATCCCCGATGATATTCATTGCATGGCTCGACTTCACAATCTCAACCTCGGAGGCAATAACTTCTCTGGAAACATCCCATCATCTATCGGGCAGTTGACAGAATTAAGGAAACTTAAACTTTTTAACTGTGAGTTTATCGGTTCTTTACCACTAGAGATTGGAAACTTGTCCAATCTTGAAGAACTAGGATTGGCGTGGAATTCTAAAATGATGCCAAGATTGCCTTCCGATTTCACCAAGCTGAAGAAACTGAAGGTTCTATGGATGGCTAATACGAACTTGGTTGGGGAAATCCCTGACAAGATTGGAGAGATGACTTCACTGGAGAAATTGGATTTGTCTAGCAACTATCTGACTGGGAAAATTCTAAGCAGTTTGTTCATGCCAAAGAATTTACGTATAGTTTATCTTTACAAAAACAATTTGTCTGGGGAGATTCCTCGGGTTGTTGAAGCTTTGAACCTAGACAACATTGATCTCTCTGATAATAATTTGACTGGGACAATCCCTGATGATTTTGGAAAACTCATAAAACTGTCAGGTCTGAGATTGTTTTGCAATCAGTTGTTTGGAAAAATCCCAGATAGCATTGGCCATCTTCCAGGGCTTATAGTTCTCAGTGTGTTTAGCAACAATTTTTCAGGTGCTTTGCCTCCAGACTTTGGTCGGTATTCAATGCTTAAAGCGTTTGAGGTTGCGACCAATATGCTTACAGGCCAGCTGCCAAAACACTTGTGTGACAATGGAAGGTTGCTGGGAGTGGTAGCTTTTAAAAACAACCTCGATGGAGAATTGCCAAAGTCTCTTGGAAATTGTAGCAGTTTGCTTATTGTCAGTGTTTTCAGTAATCGACTCTCTGGGTGTATTCCTAGTGGTCTATGGACGTCACAGAACATGGAAATGTTGATGTTAAgtgataattcttttataggTGAGCTTCCTGAGTTATTGTCATGGAATCTTTCACGGTTGGAGATCAGCAACAATATGTTTTCAGGTAAAATTCCAGAGGGAGCTTCTTCCTGGAGGAATTTGGTGGTTCTTGAGGCTAGTAATAACCTCTTGAATGGCACCATTCCTCAAGAATTAACAATTCTTCCTAATTTGACAACTCTTTTCCTTGATCGGAACCGACTCTCGGGCTCCCTTCCATCAGATATTATATCATGGAAAGCCCTTAATTTTCTAAACGTTAGCCAAAATGCAATCTCTGGACAGATTCCAGGGAAACTTTGTTTTTTACCAAGCCTTTCTGAATTGGATTTGTCAGAAAACCAGCTATCTAGCCAAATTCCGCCGCAACTTGGCTTTTTGAAGCTCACTTCCCTCAATCTTTCTTCCAATCATCTGAGTGGGAGTATCCCAATTGAATTCGAAAATGATGCATATGCCAAAAGCTTCTTGAACAATCCTCGCCTCTGTGCTAATCGTCCCTCATTAAACATCAACAATTGCAATTCAAAACTCCAAAATCCAAGCAAAACTTCACACCAATTCATGGCTTGGCTTATAAGTCTCGTCATGGCAGTTGTTCTAGGTTTGTTAATATCATTATTTATCATCAGAGTTTATGGAAAAAGAAATCATGGATCGGATTCCACATGGAACGTCATCCAATTCCAGAATCTGAATTTCACAGAATCAGACATTTTGCCAGGATTGACAGAAAAAAATGTCATTGGTTGCGGTGGATCGGGGAAGGTATACTgtgtttcttttaataattcacTTGATTGTGTTGCTGTGAAGAAGATCTGGAATAACAAAAAGCTTGAAGAAAAGCTTGAAAAAGAATTTCTAGCAGAAGTCAAAATACTGAGTTCAATTCGACATTCCAACGTAGTGAAATTGCTCTGCTGCATATCTAGTGACAACACAAAGCTTCTTGTCTACGAGTATTTGAAAAATGGTAGCCTAGACCAATGGCTACATGGGAAGAGTAAAGCATCAACTGTCTCAGGTTCAGTCCATCATATTTACCTTGATTGGCCTAAAAGGTTGCATATAGCAGTTGGGGCGACTCAAGGGCTCGCCTACATGCACCATGACTGCTCGCCATCTATTGTTCATCGAGATGTGAAGTCCAGCAACATCCTTTTAGATATCGAGTTTAATGCACAGATAGCTGATTTTGGTCTTGCCAAGATGCTGATGAAGGAGGGAGAATCTGCTACAATGTCATCTGTGGCAGGGTCTTTCGGCTACATAGCTCCTG AATATGCTCGTACAAAATGA